One window from the genome of Salvia miltiorrhiza cultivar Shanhuang (shh) chromosome 7, IMPLAD_Smil_shh, whole genome shotgun sequence encodes:
- the LOC130992880 gene encoding methionine gamma-lyase — protein sequence MATMVSKKRSGSSDDHWEPFSAAKKHQSAHAEDPAAALATARHEFGEHGGVNMSIEASATFTVMEPETMRRMFSGELGPERDFFIYSRHFNPTVLNLGRLMAALEGTEAAYCTASGMSAVSSVLLQLCSAGGHVVASQTLYGGTHTLLAHFLPRTCNITTTFVDIRDHGAVRQAMLQGRTNVLYFETMSNPTLTVANVPDLCRMAHDKGVTVVVDNTFSPMVVSPARLGADVVLHSMSKFISGGADLIAGAVCGPASLVNSMMDTHQGSLMLLGPTMNPKVAFELAGRLPHLGLRMKEHCNRALVYATRMQRLGLKVIYPGLEDHPDHATLKSMASKDYGYGGLLCVDMETEEKANRLMNLLQNCSQFGLMAVSLGYYETLMSCSGSSTSSELSQDEKELAGISPGLVRMSIGFNGTLEQKWSHFEKALSRMQDPTLFNKV from the exons ATGGCAACCATGGTTAGCAAGAAAAGGTCGGGCTCATCCGACGACCATTGGGAGCCCTTCTCAGCCGCCAAGAAGCACCAGTCGGCGCACGCGGAGGACCCCGCGGCGGCGCTGGCGACCGCCCGGCACGAGTTCGGCGAGCACGGCGGCGTGAACATGTCAATCGAGGCGTCGGCCACGTTCACGGTGATGGAGCCGGAGACGATGCGGCGGATGTTCAGCGGCGAGCTGGGCCCCGAGCGCGACTTCTTCATCTACAGCCGCCACTTCAACCCCACCGTGCTCAACCTGGGGCGCCTCATGGCCGCCCTGGAGGGCACGGAGGCTGCCTACTGCACGGCCTCCGGCATGTCGGCCGTCTCCTCCGTGCTACTCCAGCTGTGCAGCGCCGGCGGGCACGTGGTGGCCTCGCAGACCCTCTACGGTGGGACCCACACCCTGCTGGCCCACTTCCTGCCCCGCACCTGCAACATAACGACGACGTTTGTCGACATCCGCGACCACGGGGCGGTGCGGCAGGCCATGCTCCAGGGCAGGACTAATGTGCTCTACTTCGAGACCATGTCTAATCCTACGCTCACCGTCGCTAACGTGCCCGACCTCTGCAGGATGGCGCACGATAAGGGCGTCACCGTCGTCGTCGACAACACCTTCTCGCCCATGGTCGTCTCCCCGGCCAGGCTCGGGGCCGACGTCGTTTTGCATAGTATGTCCAAGTTCATTAGCGGTGGCGCTGATTTAATTGCGG GGGCAGTATGTGGCCCAGCCAGCTTGGTGAACTCAATGATGGACACCCATCAAGGGAGCTTGATGCTGCTGGGGCCCACGATGAACCCGAAAGTGGCGTTCGAGCTCGCGGGCCGGCTCCCTCACCTAGGGCTGAGGATGAAGGAGCACTGCAACCGTGCCCTCGTCTACGCCACGAGGATGCAGAGGCTCGGCCTCAAGGTCATCTACCCAGGCTTAGAGGACCACCCGGACCACGCTACGCTCAAGTCCATGGCGAGCAAGGACTACGGGTACGGGGGGCTCCTGTGCGTGGACATGGAGACGGAGGAGAAGGCCAACCGGTTAATGAACCTGCTTCAGAACTGCAGCCAGTTCGGGCTCATGGCCGTGAGCTTGGGATACTACGAGACACTCATGTCGTGCTCGGGCAGCAGCACGAGCAGCGAGCTGAGCCAGGATGAGAAGGAACTCGCCGGGATCTCCCCGGGGCTTGTTAGGATGTCCATCGGGTTCAATGGCACGTTGGAGCAGAAGTGGAGCCACTTTGAGAAGGCGCTGTCTAGAATGCAAGATCCGACTTTGTTCAATAAGGTATAG